In Mesotoga infera, a single window of DNA contains:
- a CDS encoding class I SAM-dependent methyltransferase, which translates to MRESWEYYNEIAGRYDYMYEEAYWKLYHVVVERLVEDHVKMAGKALDLGTGTGKWALYLAEKDHEVVAVDLAKEMLKVASMKANIADLRISFIHSSAENLPLENESFDIVLAMGDLLSYAKDPIKVLNESHRVLKTGGLLLATVDNSWAFLHDFLSRGEYIMAKRLIEQGEIPIGDRSVSNKGFITKPYFSNEIESFLDSTGLDLVDIASIVAFYPYDEHALAAGIRAAADWEHKYCRNRETFARSEHLFFCGKKR; encoded by the coding sequence TTGAGGGAATCTTGGGAATACTACAATGAAATTGCCGGCAGATACGACTACATGTATGAGGAAGCTTACTGGAAGCTCTATCACGTTGTAGTTGAAAGGCTTGTTGAGGATCATGTCAAAATGGCGGGCAAGGCTCTCGATCTCGGGACCGGGACGGGAAAGTGGGCTCTTTATCTCGCCGAGAAGGATCATGAAGTTGTTGCCGTTGATCTTGCAAAGGAAATGTTGAAGGTTGCTTCAATGAAGGCGAATATTGCAGATCTGAGAATTTCATTCATCCATTCTAGTGCTGAAAATCTGCCACTTGAGAATGAGAGTTTCGATATCGTTCTTGCAATGGGTGATCTTCTTTCGTATGCAAAGGACCCAATTAAAGTGCTCAATGAGTCACACAGGGTTCTCAAAACAGGCGGTTTGCTTCTGGCGACAGTCGACAACTCGTGGGCCTTCTTACATGACTTTCTTTCAAGGGGAGAGTACATTATGGCAAAGAGACTCATCGAGCAAGGCGAAATCCCTATAGGTGACAGATCGGTTAGCAACAAAGGATTTATTACAAAGCCCTACTTCTCGAACGAAATTGAATCCTTTCTTGACTCGACCGGGCTTGATCTTGTCGATATTGCATCGATAGTGGCATTTTATCCTTACGACGAACATGCTCTGGCTGCCGGAATAAGAGCAGCTGCTGACTGGGAACACAAATACTGTAGGAACCGCGAGACTTTTGCTCGTTCAGAGCATCTCTTCTTTTGCGGGAAAAAGAGGTAG